A DNA window from Microcystis aeruginosa NIES-843 contains the following coding sequences:
- the trpA gene encoding tryptophan synthase subunit alpha, with translation MTAVTECFRSLRSQGNCALIPFITAGDPDLSTTAQALRILDRAGADLIELGVPYSDPLADGPVIQSAATRALNRGVKLEDVLEIVKNAQGEVKAPIILFTYYNPIYHRGIDVFLDQIKAAGVSGLVVPDLPLEEAESLLQPAAAKGIEVILLVAPTSPPERIQAIALQSQGFIYLVSVTGVTGMRKQVATRVEELLDSIRSVTDKPVGVGFGISEPTQALQVKNWGADAVIVGSAMVKRLADNSPSDGLKSLEEFCRSLKQAIQ, from the coding sequence ATGACTGCTGTTACCGAGTGTTTTCGTTCTCTCCGTTCCCAGGGGAATTGTGCCTTAATTCCCTTTATTACTGCCGGTGATCCCGATTTGTCCACTACTGCCCAAGCTTTACGCATTTTAGACCGGGCAGGGGCCGATCTGATCGAGTTGGGGGTTCCCTATTCCGATCCTCTTGCGGATGGTCCGGTTATTCAATCGGCGGCCACGCGCGCTTTAAATCGGGGTGTCAAGTTGGAAGATGTGCTAGAAATCGTCAAAAATGCTCAGGGAGAGGTGAAAGCTCCCATTATTCTCTTTACTTACTATAATCCCATCTATCATCGCGGGATAGATGTCTTTTTAGACCAAATAAAAGCGGCCGGGGTGAGTGGTTTGGTGGTTCCCGATTTACCCCTAGAGGAAGCGGAAAGTCTGCTGCAACCGGCTGCCGCTAAGGGAATTGAAGTGATTTTATTGGTAGCGCCTACCAGTCCCCCGGAACGAATACAAGCGATCGCCCTGCAATCCCAAGGTTTTATTTATCTGGTGAGTGTCACGGGAGTGACGGGAATGCGGAAGCAAGTGGCCACCAGAGTGGAGGAATTGCTCGATTCTATCCGTTCTGTCACCGATAAACCCGTGGGGGTAGGATTTGGCATTTCTGAGCCGACACAGGCGCTACAGGTGAAAAACTGGGGTGCTGATGCGGTAATTGTGGGCAGTGCCATGGTTAAACGTTTAGCCGATAATTCCCCCAGCGATGGGTTAAAATCCCTCGAAGAATTCTGTCGCAGTTTAAAACAGGCGATTCAGTAA
- a CDS encoding M16 family metallopeptidase has product MSASPIHRLTLENGITLLVMENTAVELVAGRIFLKNAGTRWEKPEKAGLFRLLAVLLTKGTEKLSSLEIADRIESTGAGLSADTGTDYFVVSLKTVTKDFLDILRLAAEIIRFPSFPPPEIELEKNLTRQSIRSQLEQPFNVAFNQLRAAMYPDHPYGMSLLGTEATVSQLQRDDLLAYHSRFFRPDNLVISLSGRITLEQAVKAVTEIFGSWSIPDLPLSSLPPAAFDFQPTCLTTVQASQQAIVMLGYPGSSVQEDDYAVLKLLSTYLGNGLSSRLFVELREKRGLAYDVSAFYPTRLDSSQFVIYMGTAPQNTAMALSGLRQEAERLYKVTLSEEELKSAKNKLLGQYALGKQTNAEIAQLYGWYESLGLGIEFDRTFLDSINQITPEQARSVASKYFQNPYISLVGPENAIAEIL; this is encoded by the coding sequence ATGTCCGCTTCCCCCATTCACCGCTTAACCTTAGAAAATGGCATCACTCTTTTAGTGATGGAAAATACGGCCGTGGAGTTGGTTGCGGGGAGGATTTTTCTCAAAAATGCGGGTACTCGTTGGGAAAAACCCGAAAAAGCGGGTTTATTTCGTCTTTTAGCCGTGCTGCTCACCAAAGGTACAGAAAAGTTATCTTCCCTAGAAATTGCTGATCGCATTGAGTCCACGGGGGCCGGTTTAAGTGCGGACACGGGGACCGATTATTTTGTGGTTAGTTTAAAGACCGTTACCAAGGATTTTCTAGATATATTGCGTCTGGCAGCGGAAATTATTCGTTTTCCCAGTTTTCCACCCCCAGAAATCGAATTAGAGAAAAATCTCACCCGTCAAAGCATTCGCTCTCAATTGGAACAGCCTTTTAATGTGGCTTTTAATCAATTACGCGCCGCTATGTACCCGGATCATCCCTATGGTATGTCTTTATTGGGTACGGAGGCAACGGTTTCTCAATTGCAACGGGATGATCTGCTGGCCTATCATAGTCGCTTTTTCCGTCCCGATAACCTGGTAATTAGTCTTTCTGGCCGTATTACCCTAGAGCAAGCAGTAAAAGCAGTGACGGAAATTTTTGGGAGTTGGTCAATTCCCGATCTTCCTTTATCTAGTTTACCCCCGGCCGCTTTTGATTTTCAGCCCACCTGTTTAACTACCGTCCAAGCTAGTCAACAGGCGATCGTTATGTTAGGATATCCCGGCTCTTCTGTGCAAGAGGATGATTATGCGGTTTTAAAATTATTGAGTACCTATCTGGGGAATGGGTTATCTAGTCGTCTATTCGTGGAATTGCGAGAAAAACGGGGATTAGCCTACGATGTTTCTGCTTTTTATCCCACCCGTCTCGATTCTTCCCAATTTGTCATTTATATGGGAACTGCACCCCAAAACACAGCGATGGCCCTGTCGGGATTGCGTCAGGAAGCAGAAAGGTTATATAAAGTAACTTTGAGTGAGGAGGAGTTAAAGTCAGCTAAAAATAAGTTATTGGGTCAATATGCTCTCGGTAAACAAACTAACGCCGAAATCGCTCAATTATACGGTTGGTATGAAAGCTTAGGTTTGGGGATTGAATTCGATCGCACTTTCCTGGATTCTATTAATCAGATTACTCCCGAACAAGCGCGATCGGTAGCCAGTAAATATTTTCAAAATCCTTACATTTCTCTAGTCGGTCCAGAAAATGCGATCGCTGAAATTCTCTAG
- a CDS encoding glycosyltransferase family 2 protein — protein MFSIYILTHNEEIDIAACVESALLSDDVIVVDSYSSDRTVEIASRYPVRVIQHQFESHGKQRTWMLENIETKYDWVYILEADERMTPQLYAECLRATQQKEFTGFYVAERVMFMGTWIRRSTQYPRYQMRLFRKDQVWFSDYGHTEREECLGKTSFLQETYPHYTCSKGLSRWIEKHNRYSTDEAAETLHQLANGGVSWKKLFFGKTEVERRRALKDLSLRLPFRPLLRWFYMYFILAGILDGKAGFAWCTLQAFYEYLILLKVAEMKQGLPTPPEVRNPFHPPQNGDNSNSHRSNFVSLKGKAD, from the coding sequence ATGTTTTCCATTTACATTCTCACTCATAACGAAGAAATTGATATTGCCGCCTGTGTGGAATCGGCACTTCTATCCGATGATGTGATTGTGGTTGACTCCTACAGTAGCGATCGCACAGTAGAGATCGCTTCTCGTTATCCAGTGCGCGTGATTCAGCATCAATTCGAGAGTCATGGTAAACAAAGAACTTGGATGTTAGAAAATATCGAGACTAAATACGATTGGGTTTATATTCTCGAAGCAGATGAAAGGATGACACCCCAACTCTACGCAGAATGTCTGCGTGCCACTCAACAGAAAGAATTTACTGGTTTTTATGTGGCCGAAAGAGTTATGTTTATGGGAACTTGGATCCGTCGCAGCACCCAGTATCCCCGTTATCAAATGCGTCTATTTAGAAAAGATCAAGTCTGGTTTAGCGATTATGGTCACACGGAAAGGGAAGAATGTCTGGGAAAAACCTCTTTTTTACAAGAAACCTATCCCCACTATACCTGTAGTAAAGGTTTAAGTCGTTGGATTGAAAAACATAATCGTTATTCTACCGATGAAGCGGCAGAAACCCTACATCAGTTGGCTAACGGTGGTGTTAGTTGGAAAAAATTATTTTTTGGTAAAACCGAAGTCGAAAGACGGAGAGCTTTAAAAGATTTATCTCTACGATTGCCTTTTCGTCCCTTGCTTCGTTGGTTTTATATGTATTTTATCTTGGCGGGAATTCTCGATGGTAAGGCTGGTTTTGCTTGGTGTACTTTGCAAGCTTTTTATGAGTATTTGATCCTCTTAAAAGTAGCGGAAATGAAACAGGGTTTACCCACTCCCCCCGAAGTGAGAAATCCTTTTCATCCCCCGCAAAATGGTGACAATAGTAATTCCCATAGGTCTAATTTCGTCTCCCTGAAAGGAAAAGCAGATTAA
- a CDS encoding IS30-like element ISMae39 family transposase, whose translation MSHQHLNIEQRNLLYQLSQEGNLSQRQMAVWLGCHQSTISRELKRNQSSLGCYLPDTAQAQSETRRKNAKQPFKNVSESALELVKEGLKDYHSPEQIAGRLKRASQESLSHETIYQMIYQNYHGCGEYQKYLRRGLCQRKSRGGAKSKRGGIPGRVDISERPVIADQKTEIGHWESDTMIGGNHLGVLVTHVDKASKFLGAGLAKNKTASEINRVTEKLFQEIHPDKRKTFTCDNGKEFCGHQELSQKLGADFYFATPYHSWERGLNEHTKGLLRQFFPKGTNFKIVKPEEVERAVNLINNRPRKCLDYRTPNEVFYKGRSDSDAIQT comes from the coding sequence ATGAGCCACCAACATCTTAACATAGAACAAAGAAACTTGCTCTACCAACTTAGTCAGGAGGGAAATTTATCTCAACGGCAAATGGCCGTCTGGCTCGGATGTCATCAAAGCACAATATCACGGGAATTAAAAAGGAATCAAAGTTCCCTTGGCTGCTATCTACCTGACACAGCACAAGCTCAAAGCGAGACAAGGCGAAAAAATGCCAAACAACCCTTTAAAAATGTCAGCGAGTCAGCCTTAGAGTTGGTCAAAGAAGGATTGAAAGATTATCATAGTCCCGAACAAATAGCAGGTCGTCTGAAAAGAGCCAGTCAAGAATCTCTCAGTCACGAAACCATCTATCAAATGATCTATCAGAACTATCACGGATGTGGAGAGTACCAGAAATATTTACGCCGGGGGCTTTGTCAAAGAAAGAGTCGAGGCGGAGCAAAAAGTAAGCGTGGAGGGATTCCAGGGCGTGTAGATATCAGCGAGCGACCAGTAATTGCTGACCAGAAAACTGAAATCGGTCATTGGGAAAGTGACACAATGATTGGAGGCAATCATCTAGGAGTTCTCGTTACTCATGTAGATAAAGCCTCGAAATTTTTAGGAGCAGGATTAGCCAAAAACAAAACCGCATCGGAAATCAATAGAGTCACAGAAAAACTTTTTCAAGAGATTCACCCTGACAAAAGAAAAACCTTTACTTGTGACAACGGCAAAGAATTTTGTGGACATCAAGAGTTGAGTCAGAAACTAGGAGCAGATTTTTATTTTGCTACTCCTTATCATTCGTGGGAGAGGGGATTAAACGAGCATACCAAGGGACTGTTAAGACAATTTTTCCCCAAGGGAACGAATTTTAAAATCGTTAAGCCAGAGGAGGTGGAAAGAGCCGTAAACTTGATTAACAATCGTCCTCGAAAATGTCTTGACTATCGTACCCCGAATGAGGTATTCTATAAAGGTAGATCAGACAGTGATGCAATTCAGACTTGA
- a CDS encoding DUF2442 domain-containing protein produces MLYPKITSAEIIENYTLLVHFSNHQARKYNCENLLEKTMFSSLKNYAFFKNFQLDPSGSGIVWNDEVDISEYEIWINGIEL; encoded by the coding sequence ATGCTTTATCCCAAAATAACATCAGCCGAAATCATTGAAAATTATACTCTATTGGTGCATTTTTCTAATCATCAAGCTAGAAAATATAACTGTGAAAATCTACTAGAAAAAACGATGTTTTCTTCCCTTAAAAACTATGCTTTCTTTAAAAACTTTCAACTTGATCCATCAGGTAGCGGAATCGTTTGGAATGATGAAGTTGATATAAGCGAGTATGAAATTTGGATCAATGGAATTGAACTATGA
- a CDS encoding IS630-like element ISMae29 family transposase (programmed frameshift): MPKKKYIVELTDSERTELEQLTKKGKIAAYKMNHARILLLADVNQQEGGWTDSKISEALNVAQATIERVRQRFVESGIESSLTRKKQEHRRAKIIDGEKEADLIAIACSETPTGRAKWTLQMLADKMVELEYVEKISRETIRKTFKKNELKPWLNQSWVIPPKESAEFVCAMEDVLDIYHSEYDQQNPWLCFDESCQQLVKETKEKIPAEPREPERYDYQYERNGVANMFMFFEPLQGWRHVEVTQQRTASDYAHQMKYLVDERYPDAQKIRVIQDNLNTHVKASLYKAFEPEEAKRILDKLEFHYTPKHGSWLNMAEIELSVLNRQCLERRIPDMDSLKQEIKAWEENRNEKSNSVDWRFTTADARIKLKKLYPSIQT; this comes from the exons ATGCCGAAGAAAAAATATATTGTAGAGCTAACAGACTCCGAAAGAACTGAACTCGAGCAGCTAACCAAGAAAGGAAAAATAGCAGCTTACAAAATGAACCATGCCAGAATACTACTTTTAGCAGACGTCAATCAACAGGAAGGTGGTTGGACTGACTCGAAAATTAGTGAAGCCTTAAATGTTGCTCAAGCCACCATTGAGAGAGTACGACAAAGATTTGTCGAGTCAGGAATTGAATCATCATTAACTCGAAAAAAGCAAGAACATCGCCGTGCCAAAATTATCGATGGGGAAAAGGAAGCAGATCTGATTGCCATCGCTTGTAGTGAAACACCAACGGGACGAGCAAAATGGACACTTCAAATGCTGGCAGATAAAATGGTCGAACTTGAATATGTGGAAAAAATATCACGAGAAACCATCAGAAAAACCT TTAAAAAAAATGAATTGAAACCATGGCTGAATCAATCATGGGTCATTCCCCCAAAAGAATCAGCGGAGTTTGTCTGTGCCATGGAAGATGTCTTGGATATTTATCATAGTGAGTATGACCAGCAAAATCCCTGGCTGTGTTTTGATGAGAGTTGTCAACAATTAGTCAAAGAAACAAAAGAGAAAATACCAGCCGAACCGAGAGAACCAGAAAGGTATGACTATCAATATGAGCGTAATGGTGTAGCCAATATGTTTATGTTTTTTGAACCATTACAAGGTTGGCGACATGTAGAAGTTACACAACAAAGGACGGCGAGCGATTATGCACACCAAATGAAATATTTGGTTGATGAGCGTTATCCGGATGCCCAGAAAATTAGAGTAATTCAAGACAACTTAAATACTCATGTAAAAGCCTCATTATATAAAGCCTTTGAACCGGAAGAGGCCAAGAGAATTTTAGATAAACTCGAATTTCATTACACTCCCAAACATGGCAGCTGGTTAAATATGGCAGAAATTGAGTTGAGCGTTTTGAATCGTCAATGTCTCGAGCGTCGTATCCCAGACATGGATAGTTTAAAACAAGAAATTAAGGCATGGGAAGAAAATCGAAATGAAAAGTCAAATTCAGTTGACTGGAGATTTACTACTGCTGATGCTCGTATTAAATTAAAAAAACTCTATCCCTCAATTCAAACTTGA
- a CDS encoding ISL3-like element ISMae36 family transposase has translation MILDKFLNLKGTCIQGYLHLENIGIVCRIESKNQKATCPRCGLESDKLHQNHRHLVKDLPISGQPVYLQVNRRQFKCDNCQRPFSEELDFVAKKRTYTKRLAANILEQLKEGDILNVSRINDVTEEEIQRMIEDIAEEITEPDLSELKRLGIDEIALVKGQKNYCAVLVNLDTGKLIAILEKRTQEELRETLTGWGKEVLEQIEEVSIDLWLPYKNLVKELMPSAEVVADRFHVMKQINQELDEQRRAEKRAVEAQKNKKQKAEKEAKLEVLKRSKYSLLKNEEDLTEPQKIKLEAIKEKFPNLKKMQELKEEFRKIYETSENPTEGMLSISEWLAKSSSVFTKSCQTIRNWFGEIISYFERRTTNGVVEGINNKLKLIKRRGYGFRNFRNFWVRSMLSWHLVC, from the coding sequence ATGATACTTGACAAATTTTTGAACCTAAAAGGAACCTGTATTCAAGGCTATCTACACCTAGAAAATATCGGTATAGTTTGCCGAATCGAATCGAAAAATCAAAAAGCAACCTGTCCTCGTTGTGGGTTAGAGAGCGATAAACTCCACCAAAATCATCGACATTTAGTCAAAGATTTACCAATCTCAGGTCAACCAGTATACCTACAAGTTAATCGTCGTCAATTTAAGTGCGATAATTGTCAGAGACCCTTTAGCGAAGAGTTAGATTTTGTCGCCAAGAAACGAACCTATACGAAAAGACTAGCCGCAAATATACTCGAACAATTAAAAGAAGGAGATATTTTAAATGTTAGTCGAATAAATGACGTAACGGAAGAAGAGATTCAAAGAATGATAGAGGACATCGCCGAAGAAATTACAGAGCCAGACCTATCGGAATTAAAAAGACTAGGAATTGATGAAATCGCTCTAGTCAAAGGACAAAAAAATTACTGTGCGGTTTTAGTAAATTTAGATACGGGAAAACTAATAGCTATTCTAGAGAAGCGAACACAAGAAGAGTTGAGAGAAACGCTTACGGGCTGGGGAAAAGAGGTGTTAGAGCAAATTGAAGAAGTGAGCATAGACCTTTGGTTGCCTTATAAAAATTTGGTGAAAGAATTGATGCCATCGGCCGAAGTAGTCGCCGATAGATTCCATGTAATGAAACAAATTAATCAAGAGTTAGACGAACAGAGAAGAGCAGAAAAAAGAGCCGTAGAAGCGCAGAAAAATAAAAAACAGAAAGCAGAAAAAGAAGCCAAGCTAGAAGTTTTAAAGCGAAGTAAATATAGCCTGTTAAAAAATGAAGAAGATTTAACGGAACCCCAAAAAATTAAACTAGAAGCTATCAAAGAAAAATTCCCAAATTTGAAAAAGATGCAGGAATTAAAGGAAGAATTTAGAAAGATTTATGAAACCTCAGAGAATCCGACAGAGGGAATGCTATCCATCTCGGAATGGTTGGCAAAATCCTCCAGTGTTTTTACCAAGAGTTGTCAAACAATCCGAAACTGGTTTGGAGAAATAATTAGTTATTTCGAGCGAAGGACAACGAATGGGGTGGTCGAAGGAATCAACAATAAACTTAAACTAATAAAACGGAGAGGCTATGGCTTTAGAAACTTTCGGAATTTTTGGGTTAGAAGTATGTTATCTTGGCATCTTGTATGTTGA
- a CDS encoding M16 family metallopeptidase, with translation MIKSIAQCQTSSFPAQVWQLNHGLTVIHQYLPVTPVVVVDVWVKAGAIAEPDPWLGMAHFLEHMIFKGTKKLPPGLFDYLIENCGGMTNAATSHDYAHFYLTTSVDQIEHTLPHLAEILLHAEIDDEEFYREKDVVLEELRACYDDPDWIAYQTLCGSIYQNHPYGRSILGDQPCLEQLTPNQMRCFHRTYYQPENMCVAIIGGIEPQPALEIIRQSFREFPVPSESPPHLVVAEPPLIEIRRSQVYLPHLEHCRLLMGWTGPGCDRLEDAFGLDLLSVILAGGRCSRLVRQLREEAQIVLDINSNFSLQRDSSLFTIGAWLSSSQTAAIEAIICEHLQHLHDDPVTPAELHRTQQLLANDYIFSTETPGQLAGLYGYYQTLRAADLATIYPQVIQSFQPSDLQRLARQYLSPERYAITIMQPCE, from the coding sequence TTGATCAAGTCGATAGCACAGTGTCAAACGAGTTCTTTTCCCGCTCAGGTATGGCAATTAAATCACGGCTTAACCGTAATTCATCAGTATTTACCCGTGACTCCTGTGGTGGTGGTGGATGTGTGGGTGAAAGCAGGTGCGATCGCTGAACCCGACCCATGGTTAGGTATGGCCCATTTTCTCGAACACATGATCTTTAAGGGGACGAAAAAACTTCCCCCCGGACTCTTTGACTATTTAATCGAAAATTGTGGCGGAATGACCAACGCTGCCACCAGTCACGATTACGCACACTTCTATCTCACCACCAGTGTGGACCAAATTGAACATACCTTACCCCATCTGGCCGAAATTCTCCTCCATGCTGAGATTGACGATGAGGAATTCTATCGGGAAAAAGATGTAGTTTTAGAAGAATTACGGGCCTGTTATGATGATCCCGATTGGATTGCCTACCAAACCCTCTGCGGAAGTATCTATCAAAACCATCCCTACGGACGCTCTATTCTAGGGGATCAACCCTGTTTAGAGCAATTAACCCCCAATCAAATGCGCTGTTTCCATCGCACCTATTATCAACCAGAAAATATGTGTGTGGCGATTATCGGGGGAATTGAACCCCAACCAGCTTTAGAAATTATCCGGCAATCTTTTCGGGAATTTCCCGTCCCCTCGGAATCCCCCCCCCATCTAGTGGTTGCCGAACCCCCCCTGATCGAAATTCGTCGTTCCCAAGTATATTTACCCCACCTAGAACATTGTCGTCTCTTGATGGGATGGACTGGACCGGGATGCGATCGCCTAGAAGATGCCTTTGGATTAGACTTGCTTTCGGTAATTCTTGCCGGGGGACGCTGTTCGCGGTTAGTGCGACAGCTGCGGGAAGAAGCGCAAATCGTCCTCGATATTAACAGTAATTTTTCCCTGCAACGAGATTCCAGTCTCTTTACCATCGGCGCTTGGCTATCTAGCTCACAAACCGCGGCAATTGAAGCTATTATCTGTGAACATCTCCAACATCTGCACGATGATCCCGTCACCCCCGCAGAATTACACCGCACTCAACAGTTATTAGCTAACGATTATATTTTCTCCACAGAAACCCCGGGCCAATTAGCGGGACTCTATGGATATTATCAAACCCTGAGAGCTGCCGACCTAGCAACGATCTATCCCCAAGTTATCCAAAGTTTTCAACCGTCAGATCTACAACGTCTCGCTCGTCAGTATCTCTCCCCGGAGCGATATGCTATTACAATAATGCAACCCTGTGAATAA
- a CDS encoding DUF4160 domain-containing protein: MPEITRFYGIIIKIFFADHPPPHFHAIYGEYNALFNLETLEIIEGDLPNRATKMVVEWATIYQSELLKMWNTQEFNKLPPLK; this comes from the coding sequence ATGCCAGAAATTACTCGATTTTATGGAATTATCATTAAAATCTTTTTTGCCGATCATCCACCTCCCCATTTTCATGCGATTTATGGAGAATATAACGCCCTATTTAATCTGGAAACCTTAGAAATCATTGAAGGAGACTTACCTAATAGAGCCACAAAAATGGTTGTAGAATGGGCAACAATCTATCAATCAGAATTATTGAAAATGTGGAACACTCAAGAATTTAATAAATTACCACCTTTGAAATAA
- a CDS encoding tetratricopeptide repeat protein: MTDNRDNFNETYNALIDRIVNLTLEGKIRAKSQVYNLLSEGVKNGTGEIFERCLTEKIIVTRSQLETKIKATRVLRALETIESEWEKYQKTNQQNSLTAAAIDNLVKIDREDRLLTLVNLIDPNQNNALTLEQLQQLAKHLQTVAQQRGEADLWQIATGINLGLNTWSNLSNDLTSWLYEQNRNLGFTNDNERVTPWQIWASKVNPSWLKRVLESLANQQAFHPLTQDLTLTDWVETAIVFQYIQRGLINFFDQRIYSEKLGAKLSISTFLTFALIWSLLTNSFEQVSKNSLYSRGCFQMALQILRTFAQRDYFPLYGGIFASFSGSYLKDALDYLSIPLRYVEGTGEKARILTLIAYSNRIRGDYPQARECHQQALEIARQQQDYACEIANLNHLSRLNAIQKNYAEAINLSQRALILSRQQGNSLGQANALANLGYSQVQEAQQLERYDPEIYQSSIEYLQQGLKLAESLQDWQSKSLCCSSLGLAYLILERTQEAINILLQGLESAKYYGDVYLQGLLLTYLGEAYYQDKNFEQAIYMGSLGMYWLHEIGAAEWRQAASLLTVIRGKNIAAFEQTFSLERSSLIKSIGLEGYQYISEILSKYQQGN; this comes from the coding sequence ATGACAGACAATAGAGATAACTTCAACGAAACTTATAATGCACTAATTGATCGCATTGTCAATCTAACTTTGGAAGGAAAAATTAGGGCTAAGTCACAGGTTTATAACCTTTTGTCCGAGGGAGTAAAAAATGGCACAGGAGAAATTTTTGAGCGTTGTTTAACCGAAAAAATAATCGTTACTCGCTCACAGTTAGAAACAAAAATTAAAGCCACTAGGGTTTTGCGGGCCTTGGAAACGATCGAAAGTGAATGGGAAAAATATCAAAAAACCAATCAGCAAAATTCTCTCACTGCAGCGGCGATCGATAATCTTGTGAAAATCGATCGAGAGGATCGTTTACTGACTTTAGTAAATTTAATTGATCCCAATCAAAATAATGCTTTAACCCTAGAACAATTGCAACAGTTAGCCAAGCATTTACAGACAGTTGCTCAGCAGCGGGGAGAAGCGGATTTATGGCAAATTGCCACGGGGATTAATCTGGGGTTAAATACTTGGTCAAATTTATCGAATGATCTCACCAGTTGGCTCTACGAACAAAATCGCAATCTTGGTTTTACTAATGACAATGAGCGAGTGACTCCTTGGCAAATTTGGGCAAGTAAAGTTAATCCCTCTTGGTTAAAACGAGTCTTAGAAAGTTTAGCTAATCAACAAGCTTTTCATCCTCTCACTCAGGATTTAACTTTAACCGATTGGGTAGAAACTGCTATTGTTTTTCAATATATCCAAAGAGGACTAATTAACTTTTTTGATCAGCGCATCTATAGCGAAAAATTAGGAGCCAAATTATCCATCTCTACCTTTCTCACCTTTGCTTTAATTTGGTCGCTGTTAACCAATAGTTTCGAGCAAGTTAGTAAAAATTCCCTCTATAGTCGTGGCTGTTTTCAGATGGCTTTACAAATTCTGAGAACCTTTGCTCAACGGGATTATTTTCCTTTATACGGGGGAATTTTTGCCTCCTTTTCTGGCAGTTATCTCAAGGATGCGTTAGACTATTTATCAATTCCTCTGCGTTATGTGGAAGGCACGGGAGAAAAGGCGAGAATTTTAACTTTAATTGCCTATTCTAATCGCATTCGCGGCGACTATCCACAGGCCAGAGAATGTCATCAACAAGCTTTAGAAATTGCCCGTCAACAACAGGATTATGCTTGTGAAATAGCTAATTTAAACCATTTATCCCGTCTCAATGCTATCCAAAAAAACTATGCAGAAGCGATTAATTTAAGTCAGAGAGCTTTAATTTTAAGTCGTCAACAGGGTAATAGTTTAGGACAGGCTAACGCTTTAGCTAATTTGGGTTATAGTCAGGTACAGGAAGCGCAACAGTTAGAGAGATACGATCCCGAAATTTATCAAAGTTCGATCGAGTATTTACAGCAGGGATTAAAGTTAGCGGAAAGTCTCCAAGATTGGCAGAGTAAATCCCTTTGTTGTAGCAGTTTAGGTCTAGCATATCTTATCCTTGAAAGAACCCAAGAAGCGATTAATATTCTCCTGCAAGGATTGGAATCGGCCAAATACTACGGGGATGTATATCTGCAAGGTTTATTACTAACTTATTTAGGCGAAGCTTACTATCAAGATAAGAATTTTGAACAGGCAATTTATATGGGTTCTCTAGGAATGTATTGGCTGCACGAAATCGGTGCAGCAGAATGGCGACAAGCTGCTAGTCTATTAACGGTTATTCGCGGCAAAAATATCGCAGCTTTTGAACAAACTTTCAGTCTGGAACGTTCCTCCCTGATTAAATCTATTGGACTGGAAGGCTACCAATATATCTCAGAAATTCTCAGCAAATATCAACAGGGTAATTAG